The Vigna radiata var. radiata cultivar VC1973A chromosome 6, Vradiata_ver6, whole genome shotgun sequence DNA segment ggAAGTTGTTAAAAATTCAGATTTATTAGAGAAGAAGTCAATCCAGTCAGGCATAAACCTGtgtgaatgaaaattataattgaaatttttattgtatttaattagaatatttttctacttaatcttttaaaaatatattatcatgtaCTTTAACAAATTAGTTACTTTTACAATACTCACGCCTGGGTTTAGAAAAGTATTGTAAAGTCCAAAAGAACTTGAATGCTAAAAATAACCGGCATCATTTGTCTTCTATTCTAGAAAATGTTATGCTGTATTATAACCCCACTATGTCAGAgctgataaaaacaaaaaagataagaTCCCATACTAGATATATACATACATGAGCAAGGGGTGTGTCGGACACGTGTCCGACATAGAACACTCTTCAAAAgtattatagtaaaaataaatatctctGCCCATCTTGCATTTTCTGAAACTAAAGTGAACAACCAGATTATGATTTCAAATCTCCCCTAGCCATACACTTTAATCAAGTACTTCACTGATATTCCCATGATGTCCAACTGTCCATATCTAAAATGGTCAACAAGTGAATAGAGCACAGCAAGTGAATTTGAGCACAGAGACTTTCATAATCTGTCATATCATATAAACTTGGTTCTTCAATGGTTTCAGTCAATTCCAAAATGATTCAAGTTTAGAATTATTTGACTTGAAGGTGGTTTCCTCACTTTGCAGAGTGTGCTTCCTTAAAAGAAATTGTGGGTGTCATTTATCTCTAGTGACAGAAGGAACCTTAAAATGTACAGATAAATATGCATTTTCAGAAAACATTCATCGTTAAGAGAAGCTGTAGTTACCTAATAATAAACTGATGAAAGCAAAGAAGGgctttcaaatttataaaacatcTATGGTAAACTGATACACAAATcttcattgcaaaagaaaatgtTTCGTTGGAGAAGGGGACATTTGAAGTACCCTCAGGCAAACTAAGGCAGGAAAAACTGGTCCTCTACAAAGAATTGCGTTGAAGGGAGTTTTATTTGAAGGGGAAGCACACTGAAAAAAAGTACAACAAAAACCAAACCTCCCGGGCCACATTGCAATACTCATAACAACAGAAGGGCCATGCTCATTGACCTTGGTTCATGCTTCTCACCAGCATCCAAAGCCAAAACCTCACCATAGTATTCCTAACGGTCTACATAGTCTCTAAATGTTCTCTGAACACCTTCAACATGTTAGAAAAAGTAACAATGCCAACTAAGCTACAATCATCCTCAATAACCCACAAGTAGTTCACTCTATGAGCAATGGCCTGGATCATCACAGCAATAAGCGAGCTCTTGGGATGACAAACTATAGCCTCTGCTTTCCTCACCATCCTGGCTGAATAGCTAGATGACTTTGAGTACCTGCCAGACCTAGTCATTGTTCGTGTTGGTGACTCCTCATcagaggaagaggaaaatgCAGAGTGTAAACTATCACAAGATGACAAAATTGTGAACTCCTGCAGCATTTTCTCCAAACTCTTCTCCTTCAACCTAGCCTTCACCACTCTCACAAGATCCTCAGGAGGGCCCCCACAATCAATGTAGGCCATCAAGTCCCCTGCAGACAAGGTGGCAATGGCTGCCACAACCGTCTCATCACAAGAAGCAAGGGTGAAGGGTGATATCTCCCCAATGAAAGTTCCATCATTGTCAAGAATGGCAACAGAAGTTTGCTGGGTGAGGGACTTTGAGATTGCTCCCACTGCTGAAGATGCAGGGGAGAAGTAGTCAATGGCAAGCACATCAGAGCTGATGATCCCAAGAGAGTCAAGAGACAGTGCAGGAAGTGGAGTGAAGACCCCAATGGAACCAAGAAGGAACCGAATCACATCCTCTTGAGTCAACCAGCAGAACTCACAACCGTTGTGGCTGTTGATAGTTGATGATGCCTTCAGATGCTGTTTCCTTCTTGAAACTCCACTCCTCTTTGTTGGCAATATTGGCACCACAAGATTCTGTGCCCCTTGGAGTATAAGATCAATAGCTTCCAACAAGCTGAAatatcaaaacaacaaagaTCAAGAAGGGTTATTTCACCAAGCTCTTCATCTGCACTACATACTAAAACaccagaaaaacaaaatttaactcCACCCCCCCAAAAAAAAATGCAGATTCAACATATTCAAGACAggttacaattaaataaattaaactgcagttaaaaataaaaataaaaataaaaagaatcacTCAACCCTGTTTTATTGATTCGTTCTCAAGTTTTCTTCTCACCTCTACCAATATCTCGAGATTCGTTCAGATTCCAAGTctagatttttttaaacaacAGGTATCCGAATCAGATTAAGATCAAATGTTCAAATCATCCAGGACCTTGACTTACTTAATACTTAATACAACACGTCTAAGGAATCATCCTCACATTTTATTcctcaaatattattttcccTTATACAACAAAACTTACATCCAATCTTCATTATACCAAGAAACATCACACAATCAAATATCACAATCACACCATTTATTCTTTCAAACccctattttataaaaaaaattatgatttcaaaactCAGCTTAATACTGCAAATTTTACAATAACATATTGGGGTGTTCGTTCAGAATCATAATTGTGACAACATCAGTCAATTTTTAAGTACATTTCCCACAATATCAAAGTAAAAAAGGTGAAActacaaataatttaaacctaaaaaatatgtAGTAAATCCCACTGGTAATCTTGAAGATTTGTAGATTGTTCAAAACCCCTTTTTCTCAACCCTAACACCAAATCCTTCCATTGTTCGAAATATACTGCATAAACATCCCCTTACAGATTATATCACCCCCAATTGTGTAACAAACTTTAGCTGGAAGAGAGATCCTTGTAAACATTaagaaagacaagaaaaaaaaaaattagcaaagTATCATAAAAATTCTTCTGAGTTTTAGAGAAGTTTACTTCAAAAATATtgcattaataaaattgattgaaggAATAATAGTAACAAAGTGTGCCCATGTTTATGTTGAATGTTTgttgaaaatgcaaagaaaaaaaggggaGCACCTAGAAGAAGGCTGGAGATGAACAACGAGAGAGCAATCCTTAGGGAGAATCACAGAAATGGGTTGGTTAAGGGCAGAAGAAGGAGACAAGAGATTGTCCTCTTTGCAAAGGTAGCAGATAACATCAACCATGCATACTTTTCCTACACATCTGCACTGTTCCTTCTCCTTCTCGTGCTCACAGCAGAGCCACACGCTGATGAAACTCTCGTCTGAGTTTTTCAGCACAGCCAAGGCTTCGGCGACGGTGGCGGCGGTGGACAGCGACCTCAGCGGCGGCTTCCCAAGGCAGAGGTCCGATACATCGCGCGCCAGAAAGCTCACTGCCATGCAAAGGATGGATCTCCGGGGGAAATGAATGCGGTGGCGCGTGAAGAATCTGtgggtgatggtggtggtggagggtgGGTATGCGAAAAAAACTAGCAAGAAGGGGTGTATTTATAAGAGCGAGGACTATATTTTGAGATGCAAAATCTGATTTTTATAACAtcttagttaaaataaatatcataaattttcatacaataactcttaacatcttttttttcaaaaaaaaaaaaaacttaatactTGCatactttaaaacttaaactataaatactttttgaaagctaaaatttaaaaataaaggtttaatacattttactattcttttcaatatttttttaatttacttaataTAACCATTTTTTCTCGAATTAGAGCGGCAAACCAAAATCAATTTCTTGATGAATAAATTATGTGATTAATAAATATCACATGTCATTTTAATAATGttgtcataataaatttaattaaaaattacaataattaattaaaaaggaaaaataaaaaatgtatactaatgaacatataaaaaaaataagagaaagaagattttttttagCAGAAGTAACTAAAAAATAGTacctatattttttcttaaaaaatcatACCCTAAAAAGAAGCATGTAGTATTGTGTTTTGATTACCAAGTGGGACACTGTGTTCCAGAGTGTACGGTACTAAGGTACAACAACGTGTGGGACCACATAGttttcttttcagaaaaaaaataataatacatgaaaataattaatgtacTTTCACACATTGGTCAGATGcgtgtttgattttatttattccaaTACAGAGTTCCTAAGAAATTATGGAATatcaaatttctaaaattgaaaattgagttttaaataagattttaggtttcaaaaataaaatgtaatgtttattatttcaagttataaaagtttaggcaaaattgaaaaaataaaaatgccaattttataaaatcttgAGAAAAGTATAGTGATGTGATGAAAAGTAATGCAGCATGATAAGATCACATTATCTGGAGATGACTACATAAACTGATCATTTACGGTGTGTTCTTTTGGGAGGACttgtgggagatgatttgggggagatgatttgaatggatttgagggtaattttattgttgttttttttgaatggatttgtgggtaattgagagtggatttgagagtaaagtttgtgagaattagtgtaggatttgattgatgtgacagatttaaaaaattagtttaattggtaaaaattatagattaccaaaatgcccctaggtattaaagtaatataaaatgtgatttttgtaatgttatatttgaatgtataaatgttaataaaNTAAAgagaggaaattaattaataataattgaaataataagtaaaattaatttttaaaatattaaaaatttataatgttgtaaattaattttatttttaaatatagtatttgtttgaaaaataatgtccaAATAGACAATTTTTACTCTTGCACCccagatttccctacatgcacccctcAGTTCTAAACTAGGCCAATACTAAAGCccaacagaaacc contains these protein-coding regions:
- the LOC106763009 gene encoding CBS domain-containing protein CBSX5, whose amino-acid sequence is MAVSFLARDVSDLCLGKPPLRSLSTAATVAEALAVLKNSDESFISVWLCCEHEKEKEQCRCVGKVCMVDVICYLCKEDNLLSPSSALNQPISVILPKDCSLVVHLQPSSSLLEAIDLILQGAQNLVVPILPTKRSGVSRRKQHLKASSTINSHNGCEFCWLTQEDVIRFLLGSIGVFTPLPALSLDSLGIISSDVLAIDYFSPASSAVGAISKSLTQQTSVAILDNDGTFIGEISPFTLASCDETVVAAIATLSAGDLMAYIDCGGPPEDLVRVVKARLKEKSLEKMLQEFTILSSCDSLHSAFSSSSDEESPTRTMTRSGRYSKSSSYSARMVRKAEAIVCHPKSSLIAVMIQAIAHRVNYLWVIEDDCSLVGIVTFSNMLKVFREHLETM